The proteins below are encoded in one region of Hordeum vulgare subsp. vulgare chromosome 3H, MorexV3_pseudomolecules_assembly, whole genome shotgun sequence:
- the LOC123442978 gene encoding uncharacterized protein LOC123442978 isoform X3, with amino-acid sequence MPQVKPAPAPEPLLLGLDGDDETLSERGSVGSGSAPSTPDARGGNEASSSTPSPAGSKKKRESLSCDRVEADGPEPTRSSSSDTTWSMDSLRDGCPRSLSRKKNGRSEHSVTSAALISRPRGVLKLRKLPQNASAETGAGGCNVLQPNGISKPAHFMRRKRIRKPRGLKENRVGGDDPVSCSKTENGTHDQDITTKSCSGNDLLVPKLSGEPSKPLDVGKDSAGHAQGHIDVSLEENAAMMLCSLSDNRHDDPLRNRMASPDRSSNESNLHHSNHLKNQYKNENDVAGPSRLLRKRDGKGPFRKRRPRRHFYEVSPHDLDPFSIVKERIRVFWPLDETWYFGLVKKYDPVTKRHHVKYDDKDEEWINLQNERIKLLLLPGEGRRRCINNTSRKARKVNYEGEKREDMDGNGSGSESEPIISWLARSNQVRSGTSSSISKTVIGHPNIVPVLSNSFDANPGFFASNGATAGERRFRFFYSRRRFCRRMNGFVNISEHDSHLKIRASSAAVLASTTGREADTETGAPVKYVILVVSLPLKSVYKLISEACSAWLPSTFVHPQHGSLITLWPAVCLDILLVDDTLSLKHLLLETCLRSAVSLFCSLVGSFNKDSGLNAFKESEAPCTSVRFQISGLHGRSQVAFVLFNLFGIGKTQWKNLQAKVRYHSLKRELSKVGCTYADIKQLISGNDQNVRTSVNLFSKSLSFDVQEPQFCSVSNHPDADPVIFCLDNQSGCTQNHVDVAAARHHLKLLTETNLTSNAVVHQPAPSEIFVEKNQQSISQHRSVLVDQACSLEAGTVSLDCDDNSDGDINVISRRLPDQNGTCIAGDKLCSSNHNVTNSPEKSKQNYPSIDIPQDKISDALDDELLSKDDKATEPVSNLVQELNEHPIGRVTPTAPRTSYHRNRFTSISRTFGDGSKLWPEDTMSTGIAGGSKKTRTHVSYSVSPRSDELGSKHKGHFRKIQPHNIAKTNGSKRLPDNTRSGESSPESLACVANVLVTVGDRGWREYDTQITIDTDGQSDRRICVRLAEGKKYIHKVSQVLQPGATNRYTHAMLWKGGPEWNLEFPDRSQWSIFKQMHDECYSHNIRAASVKNIPIPGVRLVEDHDDNEVVLFVRPQDYICHIGPDVEMALDESRVIYDMDSDDEEWISGWRKSQRDKNNTMSELTEDLFEKIMDKFEKFAHTHNCSALTIDQLKELDVDSVPLDITEVVHDHWHDKRQKKGMPLVRHFQPVMWKIYAQQLQEWESAVNRMQGSSNGYQGKRPPPKPALFAFCLKPRGLRLQVSKGPKQRSHKKLMYSGCHSFSREQDGFYRQASGRRSGEYVGDGRTYESYDGGSLNSPTGYSPRFSMRTDSPRASDASDRGSTPRFRTNSVKRNASFAFSEDHQPSPSFRSQKIRRGGVPDHWNTAIHEYQNSKQALQGGPPQSQRVDVEELKLRDATSAAQHAVTMARLKREKAHCLMHKADLALHKASVAVMIADAIKASSRDSSRASAVDSRRDDGR; translated from the exons ATGCCCCAGGTTAAGCCCGCCCCTGCACCCGAGCCACTCCTGCTGGGTTTAGATGGGGATGACGAGACCTTGTCTGAGAGGGGCTCGGTTGGATCCGGGTCAGCCCCAAGCACGCCGGATGCTCGTGGTGGCAATGAGGCCTCTTCCAGCACCCCCTCTCCTGCAGGGAGCAAGAAGAAGCGTGAGAGCTTGAGTTGTGACAGAGTGGAAGCTGATGGTCCAGAGCCAACAAGATCCAGTTCGAGTGACACCACATGGAGCATGGACAGTTTGCGCGACGGCTGCCCACGCTCCTTGTCGAGAAAAAAGAATGGCCGCTCTGAGCATTCAGTTACTTCCGCCGCATTGATCAGCCGGCCTCGTGGCGTCTTGAAGCTAAGGAAGCTTCCCCAGAATGCCAGTGCCGAGACTGGGGCTGGAGGTTGTAATGTGCTTCAACCCAATGGCATTTCCAAGCCTGCCCATTTCATGAGGAGGAAAAGGATAAGGAAACCAAGGGGGCTCAAGGAGAACAGAGTTGGTGGCGATGACCCTGTCAGTTGCTCAAAGACCGAGAATGGCACTCATGATCAGGACATCACAACAAAGTCTTGTTCTGGAAATGATCTCTTGGTTCCAAAGCTGTCAGGTGAACCATCTAAACCTCTTGATGTTGGTAAGGATAGTGCTGGGCATGCGCAAGGGCACATTGATGTTAGCTTGGAAGAAAATGCTGCTATGATGCTCTGTTCTCTATCAGATAATAGACATGATGACCCATTGAGGAACAGAATGGCATCACCAGATAGATCGTCAAACGAATCTAATCTTCACCACTCTAATCACTTGAAGAATCAATACAAGAATGAAAATGATGTAGCTGGTCCTTCTAGGTTGCTACGGAAGCGTGACGGTAAAGGGCCATTCAGGAAGCGTCGCCCACGTCGTCATTTCTATGAAGTCAGCCCTCATGATCTGGATCCATTTTCCATTGTAAAAGAGAGGATCAGGGTGTTTTGGCCTCTTGATGAGACTTGGTACTTTGGTCTGGTCAAGAAATATGACCCAGTGACAAAGAGGCATCATGTCAAGTATGATGATAAGGACGAAGAATGGATCAATCTTCAAAATGAGAGAATCAAGCTCCTCCTTTTGCCAGGTGAAGGTCGCAGGAGATGTAttaataatacttcaaggaaaGCACGTAAGGTGAACTATGAGggggagaagagagaagacatggATGGAAACGGCTCAGGAAGTGAGTCAGAGCCCATCATCTCATGGTTGGCTCGATCAAACCAAGTGAGATCTGGTACCTCCAGTAGCATCAGCAAAACAGTTATAGGTCACCCAAATATTGTTCCTGTGTTATCAAACTCATTCGATGCCAATCCGGGATTCTTTGCCTCTAATGGTG CTACAGCTGGGGAAAGGAGATTCCGTTTTTTTTATTCTAGGAGGCGATTTTGCAGGAGAATGAATGGTTTTGTCAACATTTCAGAACATGATTCACATCTTAAAATCAGAGCAAGTTCTGCAGCGGTTCTTGCCTCAACCACTGGCAGGGAGGCTGATACTGAAACTGGTGCTCCAGTGAAATATGTCATATTGGTAGTAAGCCTTCCACTTAAATCTGTTTACAAGTTAATTTCTGAAGCCTGCAGTGCTTGGCTTCCCAGTACTTTCGTTCACCCTCAGCATGGTTCATTGATTACCTTATGGCCTGCCGTATGTCTGGACATACTTCTCGTTGATGATACTTTAAGTTTGAAACACTTGCTTCTTGAGACTTGCTTAAGATCAGCAGTATCTCTTTTCTGTTCACTTGTCGGAAGCTTCAATAAGGATTCTGGGCTGAATGCTTTTAAGGAATCAGAAGCCCCATGCACCTCGGTCAGATTCCAGATATCTGGTTTGCATGGTAGGAGCCAAGTAGCATTTGTGCTGTTCAACCTCTTTGGAATTGGCAAGACACAATGGAAGAACCTGCAAGCAAAGGTCAGATATCACTCTTTGAAAAGGGAGCTGTCTAAAGTTGGCTGCACAtacgctgatatcaaacaactcaTCAGTGGAAATGACCAGAATGTCCGGACTTCAGTGAATCTCTTTTCGAAG AGTTTATCTTTCGATGTTCAGGAACCTCAGTTCTGCTCAGTATCTAATCATCCAGATGCTGATCCTGTCATATTTTGTCTTGATAATCAAAGTGGATGTACTCAGAATCATGTGGATGTGGCAGCTGCACGTCATCACTTAAAGTTGCTCACTGAAACCAACTTGACTTCCAATGCTGTAGTTCACCAGCCTGCTCCTTCTGAAATTTTTGTAGAAAAGAATCAGCAGTCTATTTCACAACATAGATCTGTTTTGGTTGATCAGGCTTGTTCATTGGAGGCGGGTACCGTAAGTCTGGATTGTGATGACAACAGTGATGGTGATATCAATGTGATAAGCAGAAGGTTGCCAGATCAAAATGGGACTTGCATAGCTGGTGATAAACTTTGTTCTTCCAATCATAATGTTACAAACTCTCCAGAGAAATCTAAACAAAATTACCCTTCCATCGATATTCCTCAAGATAAGATATCTGATGCTCTGGATGATGAGTTACTTAGCAAAGATGACAAAGCCACAGAGCCTGTATCTAACTTGGTTCAGGAATTGAATGAACATCCAATTGGTCGTGTTACACCAACTGCCCCAAGGACGTCCTACCATCGGAACCGATTTACATCCATATCACGCACATTCGGAGATGGTTCAAAATTATGGCCGGAAGATACCATGTCAACTGGCATTGCTGGTGGTTCTAAGAAAACACGAACCCATGTTTCATACTCAGTTTCTCCtagaagtgatgaactaggatcAAAACACAAAGGACATTTCCGCAAGATACAACCTCACAACATCGCCAAGACTAACGGTTCGAAGAGGCTTCCTGATAATACTAGAAGTGGGGAGAGCAGCCCGGAGTCGCTGGCTTGTGTTGCAAATGTCCTGGTAACAGTTGGTGATAGAGGATGGAGGGAATATGACACTCAGATCACAATTGACACCGATGGGCAGAGTGATCGAAGGATCTGTGTGAGGCTTGCTGAAGGAAAGAAGTATATTCACAAAGTTTCTCAAGTTTTGCAGCCTGGTGCTACTAACCGCTATACGCATGCTATGTTGTGGAAAGGGGGCCCTGAATGGAACCTAGAATTTCCTGACAGAAGCCAGTGGTCGATTTTtaaacaaatgcatgatgaatgCTATAGTCATAACATCAGAGCTGCATCTGTTAAAAACATTCCAATCCCTGGCGTCCGCTTGGTTGAAGATCATGATGATAATGAGGTTGTATTGTTTGTGCGCCCCCAAGATTATATTTGCCATATTGGACCAGATGTTGAAATGGCTCTTGACGAATCCCGTGTGATATATGACATGGATAGTGACGATGAAGAGTGGATTTCAGGATGGAGGAAATCTCAGCGAGATAAGAACAACACTATGTCTGAGTTAACGGAGGATTTGTTTGAGAAGATCATGGACAAATTTGAGAAATTTGCACATACCCATAACTGCAGTGCGCTCACAATTGATCAGCTTAAGGAACTAGATGTGGATAGTGTACCGCTGGATATCACTGAAGTGGTACATGATCATTGGCATGACAAGAGGCAGAAGAAGGGAATGCCGCTTGTTCGACATTTTCAG CCTGTTATGTGGAAGATTTATGCGCAGCAGCTACAGGAATGGGAATCGGCAGTAAACAGAATGCAGGGTTCATCAAATGGGTACCAAGGAAAGAGGCCGCCCCCAAAACCTGCACTGTTTGCCTTCTGTTTGAAACCTCGTGGACTTCGGCTTCAGGTATCCAAGGGACCGAAGCAGAGATCACATAAAAAGCTTATGTACTCTGGATGCCACAGCTTTTCAAGAGAGCAGGATGGCTTTTACCGACAAG CTTCAGGCCGGAGAAGCGGTGAATATGTTGGGGATGGGAGGACATATGAATCCTATGACGGTGGTTCTCTTAATTCACCAACAGGGTACTCCCCCAGGTTCTCTATGAGAACAGATTCCCCTCGTGCGTCTGATGCTTCTGACAGAGGTTCTACTCCAAGATTCAGGACTAACAGTGTGAAAAGGAATGCAAGCTTTGCATTCTCTGAGGATCACCAACCGTCCCCGTCCTTCCGTAGCCAGAAAATAAGGCGAGGAGGCGTGCCTGATCACTGGAACACTGCTATCCATGAGTACCAGAACTCGAAGCAGGCGCTCCAAGGGGGCCCACCCCAGAGCCAACGTGTGGACGTCGAGGAGCTGAAGCTGCGTGACGCCACGAGCGCTGCGCAGCATGCCGTGACGATGGCCAGGCTCAAGAGGGAGAAGGCCCATTGCCTGATGCACAAGGCGGACCTGGCCCTCCACAAGGCCTCGGTGGCCGTCATGATCGCGGACGCGATCAAGGCCTCCAGCAGGGACTCGTCGCGTGCGTCGGCCGTGGACAGCAGGAGGGACGACGGGCGGTGA
- the LOC123442978 gene encoding uncharacterized protein LOC123442978 isoform X1, which yields MPQVKPAPAPEPLLLGLDGDDETLSERGSVGSGSAPSTPDARGGNEASSSTPSPAGSKKKRESLSCDRVEADGPEPTRSSSSDTTWSMDSLRDGCPRSLSRKKNGRSEHSVTSAALISRPRGVLKLRKLPQNASAETGAGGCNVLQPNGISKPAHFMRRKRIRKPRGLKENRVGGDDPVSCSKTENGTHDQDITTKSCSGNDLLVPKLSGEPSKPLDVGKDSAGHAQGHIDVSLEENAAMMLCSLSDNRHDDPLRNRMASPDRSSNESNLHHSNHLKNQYKNENDVAGPSRLLRKRDGKGPFRKRRPRRHFYEVSPHDLDPFSIVKERIRVFWPLDETWYFGLVKKYDPVTKRHHVKYDDKDEEWINLQNERIKLLLLPGEGRRRCINNTSRKARKVNYEGEKREDMDGNGSGSESEPIISWLARSNQVRSGTSSSISKTVIGHPNIVPVLSNSFDANPGFFASNGAIPGGLPANGGPEVHNDGTTAGERRFRFFYSRRRFCRRMNGFVNISEHDSHLKIRASSAAVLASTTGREADTETGAPVKYVILVVSLPLKSVYKLISEACSAWLPSTFVHPQHGSLITLWPAVCLDILLVDDTLSLKHLLLETCLRSAVSLFCSLVGSFNKDSGLNAFKESEAPCTSVRFQISGLHGRSQVAFVLFNLFGIGKTQWKNLQAKVRYHSLKRELSKVGCTYADIKQLISGNDQNVRTSVNLFSKSLSFDVQEPQFCSVSNHPDADPVIFCLDNQSGCTQNHVDVAAARHHLKLLTETNLTSNAVVHQPAPSEIFVEKNQQSISQHRSVLVDQACSLEAGTVSLDCDDNSDGDINVISRRLPDQNGTCIAGDKLCSSNHNVTNSPEKSKQNYPSIDIPQDKISDALDDELLSKDDKATEPVSNLVQELNEHPIGRVTPTAPRTSYHRNRFTSISRTFGDGSKLWPEDTMSTGIAGGSKKTRTHVSYSVSPRSDELGSKHKGHFRKIQPHNIAKTNGSKRLPDNTRSGESSPESLACVANVLVTVGDRGWREYDTQITIDTDGQSDRRICVRLAEGKKYIHKVSQVLQPGATNRYTHAMLWKGGPEWNLEFPDRSQWSIFKQMHDECYSHNIRAASVKNIPIPGVRLVEDHDDNEVVLFVRPQDYICHIGPDVEMALDESRVIYDMDSDDEEWISGWRKSQRDKNNTMSELTEDLFEKIMDKFEKFAHTHNCSALTIDQLKELDVDSVPLDITEVVHDHWHDKRQKKGMPLVRHFQPVMWKIYAQQLQEWESAVNRMQGSSNGYQGKRPPPKPALFAFCLKPRGLRLQVSKGPKQRSHKKLMYSGCHSFSREQDGFYRQASGRRSGEYVGDGRTYESYDGGSLNSPTGYSPRFSMRTDSPRASDASDRGSTPRFRTNSVKRNASFAFSEDHQPSPSFRSQKIRRGGVPDHWNTAIHEYQNSKQALQGGPPQSQRVDVEELKLRDATSAAQHAVTMARLKREKAHCLMHKADLALHKASVAVMIADAIKASSRDSSRASAVDSRRDDGR from the exons ATGCCCCAGGTTAAGCCCGCCCCTGCACCCGAGCCACTCCTGCTGGGTTTAGATGGGGATGACGAGACCTTGTCTGAGAGGGGCTCGGTTGGATCCGGGTCAGCCCCAAGCACGCCGGATGCTCGTGGTGGCAATGAGGCCTCTTCCAGCACCCCCTCTCCTGCAGGGAGCAAGAAGAAGCGTGAGAGCTTGAGTTGTGACAGAGTGGAAGCTGATGGTCCAGAGCCAACAAGATCCAGTTCGAGTGACACCACATGGAGCATGGACAGTTTGCGCGACGGCTGCCCACGCTCCTTGTCGAGAAAAAAGAATGGCCGCTCTGAGCATTCAGTTACTTCCGCCGCATTGATCAGCCGGCCTCGTGGCGTCTTGAAGCTAAGGAAGCTTCCCCAGAATGCCAGTGCCGAGACTGGGGCTGGAGGTTGTAATGTGCTTCAACCCAATGGCATTTCCAAGCCTGCCCATTTCATGAGGAGGAAAAGGATAAGGAAACCAAGGGGGCTCAAGGAGAACAGAGTTGGTGGCGATGACCCTGTCAGTTGCTCAAAGACCGAGAATGGCACTCATGATCAGGACATCACAACAAAGTCTTGTTCTGGAAATGATCTCTTGGTTCCAAAGCTGTCAGGTGAACCATCTAAACCTCTTGATGTTGGTAAGGATAGTGCTGGGCATGCGCAAGGGCACATTGATGTTAGCTTGGAAGAAAATGCTGCTATGATGCTCTGTTCTCTATCAGATAATAGACATGATGACCCATTGAGGAACAGAATGGCATCACCAGATAGATCGTCAAACGAATCTAATCTTCACCACTCTAATCACTTGAAGAATCAATACAAGAATGAAAATGATGTAGCTGGTCCTTCTAGGTTGCTACGGAAGCGTGACGGTAAAGGGCCATTCAGGAAGCGTCGCCCACGTCGTCATTTCTATGAAGTCAGCCCTCATGATCTGGATCCATTTTCCATTGTAAAAGAGAGGATCAGGGTGTTTTGGCCTCTTGATGAGACTTGGTACTTTGGTCTGGTCAAGAAATATGACCCAGTGACAAAGAGGCATCATGTCAAGTATGATGATAAGGACGAAGAATGGATCAATCTTCAAAATGAGAGAATCAAGCTCCTCCTTTTGCCAGGTGAAGGTCGCAGGAGATGTAttaataatacttcaaggaaaGCACGTAAGGTGAACTATGAGggggagaagagagaagacatggATGGAAACGGCTCAGGAAGTGAGTCAGAGCCCATCATCTCATGGTTGGCTCGATCAAACCAAGTGAGATCTGGTACCTCCAGTAGCATCAGCAAAACAGTTATAGGTCACCCAAATATTGTTCCTGTGTTATCAAACTCATTCGATGCCAATCCGGGATTCTTTGCCTCTAATGGTGCTATACCAGGAGGTTTACCTGCAAATGGGGGCCCGGAAGTTCATAATGATGGGACTACAGCTGGGGAAAGGAGATTCCGTTTTTTTTATTCTAGGAGGCGATTTTGCAGGAGAATGAATGGTTTTGTCAACATTTCAGAACATGATTCACATCTTAAAATCAGAGCAAGTTCTGCAGCGGTTCTTGCCTCAACCACTGGCAGGGAGGCTGATACTGAAACTGGTGCTCCAGTGAAATATGTCATATTGGTAGTAAGCCTTCCACTTAAATCTGTTTACAAGTTAATTTCTGAAGCCTGCAGTGCTTGGCTTCCCAGTACTTTCGTTCACCCTCAGCATGGTTCATTGATTACCTTATGGCCTGCCGTATGTCTGGACATACTTCTCGTTGATGATACTTTAAGTTTGAAACACTTGCTTCTTGAGACTTGCTTAAGATCAGCAGTATCTCTTTTCTGTTCACTTGTCGGAAGCTTCAATAAGGATTCTGGGCTGAATGCTTTTAAGGAATCAGAAGCCCCATGCACCTCGGTCAGATTCCAGATATCTGGTTTGCATGGTAGGAGCCAAGTAGCATTTGTGCTGTTCAACCTCTTTGGAATTGGCAAGACACAATGGAAGAACCTGCAAGCAAAGGTCAGATATCACTCTTTGAAAAGGGAGCTGTCTAAAGTTGGCTGCACAtacgctgatatcaaacaactcaTCAGTGGAAATGACCAGAATGTCCGGACTTCAGTGAATCTCTTTTCGAAG AGTTTATCTTTCGATGTTCAGGAACCTCAGTTCTGCTCAGTATCTAATCATCCAGATGCTGATCCTGTCATATTTTGTCTTGATAATCAAAGTGGATGTACTCAGAATCATGTGGATGTGGCAGCTGCACGTCATCACTTAAAGTTGCTCACTGAAACCAACTTGACTTCCAATGCTGTAGTTCACCAGCCTGCTCCTTCTGAAATTTTTGTAGAAAAGAATCAGCAGTCTATTTCACAACATAGATCTGTTTTGGTTGATCAGGCTTGTTCATTGGAGGCGGGTACCGTAAGTCTGGATTGTGATGACAACAGTGATGGTGATATCAATGTGATAAGCAGAAGGTTGCCAGATCAAAATGGGACTTGCATAGCTGGTGATAAACTTTGTTCTTCCAATCATAATGTTACAAACTCTCCAGAGAAATCTAAACAAAATTACCCTTCCATCGATATTCCTCAAGATAAGATATCTGATGCTCTGGATGATGAGTTACTTAGCAAAGATGACAAAGCCACAGAGCCTGTATCTAACTTGGTTCAGGAATTGAATGAACATCCAATTGGTCGTGTTACACCAACTGCCCCAAGGACGTCCTACCATCGGAACCGATTTACATCCATATCACGCACATTCGGAGATGGTTCAAAATTATGGCCGGAAGATACCATGTCAACTGGCATTGCTGGTGGTTCTAAGAAAACACGAACCCATGTTTCATACTCAGTTTCTCCtagaagtgatgaactaggatcAAAACACAAAGGACATTTCCGCAAGATACAACCTCACAACATCGCCAAGACTAACGGTTCGAAGAGGCTTCCTGATAATACTAGAAGTGGGGAGAGCAGCCCGGAGTCGCTGGCTTGTGTTGCAAATGTCCTGGTAACAGTTGGTGATAGAGGATGGAGGGAATATGACACTCAGATCACAATTGACACCGATGGGCAGAGTGATCGAAGGATCTGTGTGAGGCTTGCTGAAGGAAAGAAGTATATTCACAAAGTTTCTCAAGTTTTGCAGCCTGGTGCTACTAACCGCTATACGCATGCTATGTTGTGGAAAGGGGGCCCTGAATGGAACCTAGAATTTCCTGACAGAAGCCAGTGGTCGATTTTtaaacaaatgcatgatgaatgCTATAGTCATAACATCAGAGCTGCATCTGTTAAAAACATTCCAATCCCTGGCGTCCGCTTGGTTGAAGATCATGATGATAATGAGGTTGTATTGTTTGTGCGCCCCCAAGATTATATTTGCCATATTGGACCAGATGTTGAAATGGCTCTTGACGAATCCCGTGTGATATATGACATGGATAGTGACGATGAAGAGTGGATTTCAGGATGGAGGAAATCTCAGCGAGATAAGAACAACACTATGTCTGAGTTAACGGAGGATTTGTTTGAGAAGATCATGGACAAATTTGAGAAATTTGCACATACCCATAACTGCAGTGCGCTCACAATTGATCAGCTTAAGGAACTAGATGTGGATAGTGTACCGCTGGATATCACTGAAGTGGTACATGATCATTGGCATGACAAGAGGCAGAAGAAGGGAATGCCGCTTGTTCGACATTTTCAG CCTGTTATGTGGAAGATTTATGCGCAGCAGCTACAGGAATGGGAATCGGCAGTAAACAGAATGCAGGGTTCATCAAATGGGTACCAAGGAAAGAGGCCGCCCCCAAAACCTGCACTGTTTGCCTTCTGTTTGAAACCTCGTGGACTTCGGCTTCAGGTATCCAAGGGACCGAAGCAGAGATCACATAAAAAGCTTATGTACTCTGGATGCCACAGCTTTTCAAGAGAGCAGGATGGCTTTTACCGACAAG CTTCAGGCCGGAGAAGCGGTGAATATGTTGGGGATGGGAGGACATATGAATCCTATGACGGTGGTTCTCTTAATTCACCAACAGGGTACTCCCCCAGGTTCTCTATGAGAACAGATTCCCCTCGTGCGTCTGATGCTTCTGACAGAGGTTCTACTCCAAGATTCAGGACTAACAGTGTGAAAAGGAATGCAAGCTTTGCATTCTCTGAGGATCACCAACCGTCCCCGTCCTTCCGTAGCCAGAAAATAAGGCGAGGAGGCGTGCCTGATCACTGGAACACTGCTATCCATGAGTACCAGAACTCGAAGCAGGCGCTCCAAGGGGGCCCACCCCAGAGCCAACGTGTGGACGTCGAGGAGCTGAAGCTGCGTGACGCCACGAGCGCTGCGCAGCATGCCGTGACGATGGCCAGGCTCAAGAGGGAGAAGGCCCATTGCCTGATGCACAAGGCGGACCTGGCCCTCCACAAGGCCTCGGTGGCCGTCATGATCGCGGACGCGATCAAGGCCTCCAGCAGGGACTCGTCGCGTGCGTCGGCCGTGGACAGCAGGAGGGACGACGGGCGGTGA